The proteins below are encoded in one region of Deltaproteobacteria bacterium:
- a CDS encoding TonB-dependent receptor, which translates to MGAKSEWLDGRMIANLALYYILVDDFQVTRRVGLTSFTVLNAQAVTSRGLDLDVVARPLEGLDLIAGLGYIDARFDRFRVARTSERFDGNDIQLVLPYTFSVAMQYRHRHGGFARVEYQGLGGYSFFEDNARGQTAYELLNARVGYERAGIGVSLFAKNLEDTGYFPFALPGGPGGTILTTPGEPRTFGIMVSARF; encoded by the coding sequence GTGGGCGCGAAGAGCGAGTGGCTGGACGGCCGCATGATCGCGAACCTGGCACTCTACTACATCCTCGTCGACGACTTTCAGGTGACGCGTCGCGTAGGTCTCACCTCATTCACGGTACTGAATGCCCAGGCCGTGACCTCTCGCGGTCTCGATCTCGACGTCGTCGCCAGGCCGTTGGAAGGGCTCGACCTCATCGCGGGGCTCGGCTACATCGACGCCCGCTTCGATCGGTTCCGTGTCGCGCGCACGAGCGAGCGCTTCGACGGCAACGACATCCAGCTCGTCCTGCCGTACACCTTCTCCGTCGCCATGCAGTACCGGCACCGCCACGGCGGATTCGCTCGGGTGGAATACCAGGGCCTCGGTGGCTACAGCTTCTTCGAGGACAACGCGCGTGGACAGACGGCCTACGAGCTGCTGAACGCACGCGTCGGTTACGAACGAGCCGGCATCGGCGTGTCTCTCTTCGCGAAGAACCTGGAGGACACGGGCTACTTCCCGTTCGCGCTCCCGGGCGGCCCCGGCGGGACGATCCTCACGACCCCGGGTGAGCCGCGTACCTTCGGCATCATGGTGTCGGCACGGTTCTGA
- a CDS encoding type II toxin-antitoxin system prevent-host-death family antitoxin gives MDRLVPDVAAPGVSILPYVLGLTGVSRHRLPGENPKDGVAPMSDGASGPGARIARAAAIRERSGCPALSKTMTARELKNRTGDALRPVGQGEQVLITRRGKPFALVVPATAAPRESEGVAGDATPLLRGRRRHRSPGSANEARGRADAHRRRELPAASVDLHHLEPRRLSRPDGAERGHAAAVPA, from the coding sequence ATGGATCGCCTGGTCCCCGACGTCGCGGCGCCGGGAGTCTCCATCCTTCCATACGTGCTCGGCCTCACCGGGGTGAGCCGGCACAGGTTGCCGGGCGAGAATCCGAAAGACGGCGTTGCGCCGATGTCCGATGGCGCCAGCGGACCCGGCGCGCGGATCGCGCGGGCAGCGGCGATCCGGGAGCGAAGCGGTTGCCCGGCGCTGAGTAAAACGATGACCGCGAGGGAGCTGAAGAACCGCACCGGCGACGCTCTGCGCCCGGTGGGGCAGGGCGAGCAGGTCTTGATTACGCGCAGGGGCAAGCCGTTTGCTCTCGTCGTTCCGGCGACCGCCGCGCCGCGCGAGTCTGAGGGTGTGGCCGGAGACGCGACGCCTCTACTTCGAGGCAGACGACGTCACCGCTCGCCTGGCTCGGCGAATGAAGCTCGGGGACGCGCTGATGCTCACCGCCGCCGAGAGCTGCCGGCCGCGAGCGTCGACCTTCATCACCTGGAACCCCGCCGACTTTCGCGGCCGGACGGCGCTGAACGTGGTCACGCCGCAGCAGTTCCTGCGTGA
- a CDS encoding transglutaminase domain-containing protein has translation MRRLIPALLLPVFAATVLASDTIGRDALGPRTIRLAYEARVTPPPGTERVELWLPLPREENQAVRELKLSGSGHVTVVRLPESADRVAWVRAEKPSEPVVLGVTALVTRQELRAPVSASRARVADVDLAAYAAELGPSPSVQINDEVRAIARRETAGKPTVVAQARALYDWVFDHMQYDKSVPGWGLGDIPYCLKVGKGNCTDFHTLFIALARATGIPARWNMGFPVAYGDGKADTGDQTVAGYHCWAEFYAPGAGWVPVDISEARKHPELKDYFFGNLSGNRVLFTRGRDLVLDGRGKVLNYLIYPVARADGKETSGVEWKFSYRDVPDTELTRTAADYGSGSQPAATLALLHPTP, from the coding sequence ATGCGCCGTCTCATCCCCGCGCTGCTGTTGCCGGTCTTCGCGGCGACCGTCCTCGCCTCCGACACCATCGGCCGCGACGCACTCGGGCCGCGCACCATCCGTCTCGCCTACGAGGCGCGCGTCACGCCTCCGCCCGGCACGGAACGAGTCGAGCTCTGGTTGCCCCTGCCGCGCGAGGAGAATCAGGCGGTCCGCGAGCTCAAGCTGAGCGGGAGCGGCCACGTGACCGTGGTTCGCCTGCCCGAGTCCGCGGATCGCGTGGCGTGGGTGCGTGCCGAGAAACCGAGCGAGCCGGTGGTGCTCGGCGTGACCGCCTTGGTGACACGCCAGGAGTTGCGCGCCCCCGTTTCGGCGAGCCGCGCGCGGGTCGCCGATGTCGACCTGGCGGCGTACGCCGCGGAGCTCGGCCCGAGCCCGTCGGTCCAGATCAACGACGAGGTGCGCGCGATCGCGCGTCGCGAGACGGCTGGGAAGCCGACCGTCGTCGCGCAGGCGCGCGCCCTCTACGACTGGGTCTTCGACCACATGCAGTACGACAAGAGCGTGCCCGGCTGGGGACTCGGCGACATCCCCTACTGCCTGAAGGTCGGCAAGGGGAACTGCACCGACTTCCACACGCTCTTCATCGCGCTCGCGCGAGCAACCGGGATCCCCGCCCGCTGGAACATGGGCTTCCCCGTGGCCTACGGCGACGGCAAGGCCGACACGGGCGACCAGACGGTGGCCGGATACCATTGCTGGGCCGAGTTTTACGCGCCCGGCGCCGGCTGGGTGCCGGTCGACATCTCCGAGGCCCGCAAGCACCCCGAGCTGAAGGACTACTTCTTCGGCAACCTCTCGGGTAACCGCGTGCTGTTCACGCGCGGGCGGGATCTCGTGCTCGACGGCCGCGGGAAGGTGCTCAACTACCTGATCTACCCGGTGGCGCGCGCGGACGGGAAGGAGACGTCCGGCGTGGAGTGGAAGTTCAGCTACCGCGACGTCCCCGACACCGAGCTGACGCGGACGGCCGCCGACTACGGCAGCGGGTCTCAACCAGCGGCGACGCTCGCGCTGCTTCACCCGACGCCGTAG
- a CDS encoding DNA-binding protein, with product MPQLIVRNIEAQVVSELRQRAARRGVSMEEEHRRILREVLVHGGKKRRTLKEHLADMPNVGIDALFKRPPARMRRVRL from the coding sequence ATGCCCCAGCTGATCGTGAGGAACATCGAAGCGCAGGTGGTCAGCGAGCTGCGACAGCGCGCCGCTCGGCGCGGCGTGTCCATGGAGGAGGAGCACCGCAGGATCCTCCGCGAGGTGTTGGTCCACGGTGGAAAGAAGCGCCGGACGCTGAAAGAGCACCTCGCAGACATGCCCAACGTGGGGATCGACGCGCTGTTCAAGCGTCCGCCGGCGAGGATGCGTCGTGTTCGGCTCTGA
- a CDS encoding type II toxin-antitoxin system VapC family toxin, with amino-acid sequence MAFLLDTNVVSELRKRDHCDAGVRRWFSAVDDEELFLSVLVVEEIRRGVELIRRRDVRGARSLERWLRGLERLYEHRILPVTIEICRLWGGLSLDRPLAPVDGLIAATALHHGLTLVTRNVADVERSGVEVLNPFAAA; translated from the coding sequence ATGGCGTTTCTGCTCGATACCAACGTCGTCTCCGAGCTGCGCAAGCGCGACCACTGTGATGCGGGCGTGCGGCGATGGTTCTCGGCCGTCGATGACGAGGAGCTGTTCCTGAGTGTGCTCGTTGTCGAGGAGATCCGTCGCGGCGTCGAGCTGATCCGCCGGCGCGACGTCCGGGGAGCGCGATCACTCGAGCGGTGGCTGCGAGGACTCGAACGGCTTTACGAACACCGAATTCTGCCTGTCACGATCGAGATCTGCCGCCTCTGGGGTGGCCTGAGTCTCGACCGTCCGCTCGCGCCAGTAGACGGGCTCATCGCTGCAACCGCGCTCCATCACGGGCTCACCTTGGTGACCCGCAACGTCGCCGATGTCGAGCGCTCGGGCGTCGAGGTTCTAAACCCTTTCGCAGCGGCGTGA